In the genome of Carassius carassius chromosome 47, fCarCar2.1, whole genome shotgun sequence, one region contains:
- the LOC132130331 gene encoding nuclear pore complex protein Nup98-Nup96-like translates to MFNKSFGTPFGGGTGGFGATSTFGQQNTGFGATGGFGSSAFGTTNNTGGLFGTTQNKPGGLFGSSTFSQPVTSSTSSGFGFGATSGTSNSLFGSTNTGGGGLFSQQNNAFGANKPATFGTFGTSTSSGGLFGTTNTTSNPFGGTSGSLFGSSNFTAAPPGTTIKFNPPTGSDTMVKGGVTTSINTKHQCITAMKEYENKSLEELRLEDYQAGRKGPSNPMAAGTGGLFGAAATATPSTGTGLFGPSTPNNVFSFGQNKTSFGTSTGGFGTTKGSLFGQPQQHQQQQGSSLFKPFGSATTTQNNTFSFGNSSSMGLFGNTAASQAGGLFGNTNTSTATGFGTGIFGQTNTGFGNVGTQNLFGNKPAGFGTTTTTSAPSFGTGTGLFANKPTLTLGTNTNTSTFGFGATGTGGGLFGNKTALMGLGTGLGTGFGGAVGTGQTSLFGNNQNKLGSTLGSVGTFGTGGFNTGANTLNFGAPQQPVALTDPNASAAQQAVLQQQINALAYSPFGDSPLFRNPLSDPKKEEECLKPTNPAAQKALTTPTQYKLTPRPATRVRPKALSSSGSSKSQLFDGLDDDEPSLNNGAFMSRKSIKKLVLKNLNNSSLYNNSVNREADDLASPSEYPQNGVSLSRDERETREVTVEPSEEDDLEVSKFYTNPITKPIQHSQPSPLLQDTISEFNMRGTASHRNGLEASSEDISLVEDSVQEERDEELEAQKPPHPAGIAVFVLSGIVLTRVGYYTIPSMEELGRMLNENGECIVENFTVGRKGYGSVFFSGEVNLSNMNLDEIVHFRRKEIIVYPDDKDKPSVGEGLNRRAEVTLDGVWPNDKTTCSQIKSSERLTEMNYEGRLEAASRKQGAHFLEYRPETGSWVIEVAHFSKYGLQESDEEEEPPLIPQLSLTQQQMAPQAQPCVGSWTVTWLANVTQEQPAGSILGEEDGERTLEENKLRSETPAEHEPVSASSQIASSMGINPHTLQVVWV, encoded by the exons GTGGTCTATTTGGCTCAAGCACCTTCAGTCAGCCTGTAACATCCTCCACCAGTAGTGGGTTTGGGTTTGGTGCCACCAGTGGCACATCAAACAGCCTTTTTGGAAGCACCAACACTGGAGGTGGAGGATTGTTTTCCCAGCAGAATAATGCCTTTGGTGCCAACAAACCAGCCACTTTTGGCA ctTTCGGTACCAGCACCAGTAGCGGTGGATTATTCGGGACAACCAACACAACATCCAACCCTTTTGGAGGAACATCAGGATCTTTGTTTGGGTCATCAAATTTCACTGCTGCTCCACCTGGCACAACAATCAAATTCAAT CCACCAACTGGGAGTGACACAATGGTTAAAGGAGGTGTGACAACCAGCATCAACACCAAACACCAGTGTATCACTGCCATGAAGGAATATGAGAACAAATCCTTAGAG GAATTGAGGCTTGAGGATTATCAGGCAGGAAGGAAGGGTCCTTCCAACCCCATGGCAGCTGGCACAGGTGGTCTCTTTGGAGCCGCAGCAACAGCTACTCCCAGTACTGGCACTGGACTCTTTGGACCCTCAACTCCGAACAATGTTTTCAGCTTTGGCCAGAACAAGACCTCATTTGGCACAA GTACTGGGGGCTTTGGTACAACCAAAGGAAGCTTGTTTGGCCAGCCGCAGCAGCATCAGCAGCAGCAAGGTTCCAGTCTCTTCAAACCATTTGGCTCAGCTACCACCACCCAAAATAACACTTTCTCCTTTGGCAACAGCAGCAGCATG ggTCTGTTTGGCAACACAGCTGCCTCTCAGGCTGGAGGACTGTTTGGAAACACTAACACAAGTACGGCCACGGGATTTGGCACAGGAATTTTCGGCCAAACTAACACCGGCTTTGGGAATGTGGGTACACAG AATCTTTTTGGCAATAAGCCTGCTGGATTTGGCACCACCACCACCACTAGCGCACCCTCCTTTGGAACAGGCACTGGTCTGTTTGCAAATAAGCCTACACTTACTCTAGGGACTAACACGAACACCTCAACCTTTG GATTTGGTGCAACTGGTACTGGTGGGGGTCTCTTTGGGAACAAAACTGCTTTGATGGGCCTGGGAACAGGACTGGGAACTGGCTTTGGAGGAG CTGTTGGAACTGGCCAGACATCATTGTTTGGGAACAACCAGAACAAGCTAGGCTCCACCCTGGGGTCAGTGGGCACCTTTGGGACTGGAGGCTTTAACACTGGTGCCAACACTCTGAATTTTGGTGCTCCTCAACAGCCTGTGG CTTTGACTGACCCCAATGCATCAGCTGCGCAGCAAGCCGTCCTCCAACAGCAGATCAATGCATTGGCCTATTCTCCTTTTGGAGACTCACCCCTCTTCAGAAATCCACTGTCAGACCCCAAGAAGGAGGAAGAG TGTCTAAAGCCCACAAATCCAGCTGCTCAGAAAGCCCTGACTACCCCTACTCAGTACAAACTTACCCCTCGTCCTGCCACCCGTGTTCGTCCCAAAGCTCTGTCCTCATCTGGCTCATCCAAATCTCAGCTCTTTGATGGACTTGATGATGATGAACCCTCTCTTAATAATGGAGCCTTCATGTCCAG GAAGAGCATAAAGAAGCTTGTTTTGAAGAATCTGAATAACAGCAGTCTGTATAACAACTCTGTGAACAGAGAAGCTGATGACTTGGCCTCCCCTTCAGAGTACCCACAAAATGGGGTCAG TCTGAGTAGAGATGAAAGAGAGACCAGAGAGGTAACTGTGGAGCCAAGTGAGGAGGATGATCTGGAGGTCTCCAAGTTCTACACCAATCCGATCACCAAACCGATTCAACACTCCCAGCCGAGCCCCTTGCTACAGGACACAATCTCAGAGTTCAACATGCGGGGAACTGCCAGTCATCGCAATGGCTTGGAGGCCAGCAGTGAGGACATCTCCCTGGTAGAGGATTCTGTTCAGGAGGAGAGAGATGAGGAGCTAGAGGCTCAGAAACCTCCTCACCCAGCTGGTAT AGCTGTTTTTGTCCTCTCAGGTATAGTGCTTACCCGTGTGGGCTACTACACCATCCCATCAATGGAAGAGCTGGGAAGGATGTTAAACGAGAATGGCGAGTGTATTGTGGAGAACTTCACTGTTGGCAGGAAAG GCTATGGATCAGTTTTCTTCTCTGGTGAGGTGAATCTCAGCAACATGAACCTGGATGAGATTGTGCACTTCAGGCGTAAGGAAATAATTGTGTACCCCGATGACAAAGACAAGCCTTCTGTTGGAGAGGGACTAAACAG ACGTGCTGAGGTGACTCTAGATGGTGTGTGGCCTAATGACAAGACAACATGCTCTCAGATTAAGAGTTCAGAGAGGCTGACTGAGATGAACTACGAGGGCCGGCTTGAGGCAGCCTCACGTAAACAGGGTGCACACTTCTTGGAATACAGACCCGAAACTGGCTCCTGGGTCATTGAG GTGGCCCACTTCTCAAAGTATGGACTCCAGGAATCTGATGAAGAAGAGGAACCCCCCCTCATCCCACAGCTTTCACTGACCCAGCAGCAGATGGCACCACAGGCTCAG CCATGTGTTGGGAGTTGGACAGTGACATGGCTGGCTAACGTTACTCAAGAGCAACCGGCAGGCAGTATTTTGGGTGAGgaggatggagagagaactctggaGGAGAACAAGCTGAGATCTGAGACTCCTGCCGAGCACGAGCCCGTATCTGCATCAAGTCAGATTGCTTCCTCAATGGGCATCAACCCTCATACCTTACAGGTAGTGTGGGTGTAA